The stretch of DNA AAAAAGGGGCCGAAGGCCCCTTTCAGGTTTAGACTCTGTAACCGATGCCGTCTCGGCAGAAAATCAGTGTGGTTCATACTACACATAAGCAAGGATGTCAATCATCCGATCCTGATATCACAGGCAGGGATTGTGTTCCCTGAGGGTGTTGACACACATAGCAGGTCCGCCTGAAAACGGGCCTTCCGTGGGAGGGCGTCGGACCTTCGTACCGGGCCCTTGATAAATGCCACGATTTGTGCGAAGGAACATCGGTATGTCCTGTCGCTGTCCGTTCGGGACGCTTTACGTCGGACCGACGAACAGGACCGGGCTGTAATACCCGTGAGGAAAGGGGCATGAACATGAGACGGGCATATGTGACGGTGATGATTCTCATTGTTTTTCTGGCTGTCGGCTGTGGTCCCCGCGGCATAAGGTACACGGCGACGCTGCATGATCTGACGTGCTCGTCCTCCCGGTCCATTGCCGTGGCCGTGCTGGATGAACGGCCCTATATCCTGAAAAAGGAAAAGGATCCCAGCTACGTGGGCCTCATCAGAGGCGGATACGGCAATCCCTTCGATATGTGGACCGAAAGCGGGGCGCCGTTGGCGGAGGATATGCTCCATACGATAACCGATTCGCTGCGGGCCCGGGGTTTCGAGGTCACGCCCCTGAAAACCGCCGCCGTGAATTCCAGGGAAGCGGCCCTGGCCGGGTTCAAGGCCGCCGATACAGACCGCCTCCTTTTACTCGTCATCAGGGAATGGTACAGCGATTATATCCCCGCGGCCTACACGCCGGAAAGGTCGAATCTCTTCGTCCATGTCGAAGCCGGGGTTTTCAACCGGAATCAAAAAAAGACGGCCGGCAAAAATTTAATGGAAGACCTGACCCTGCCTTCCGGGTGGCCCTATGAGACCATCCCATCCGTTTACCAGAGTAAAATCAGCGGGTTGATCAATGACTCCCGCATATGCCGAGCCCTGCAATGACGTGGAATGGCTGCGCCGGGGCGCCATATCCGGCATGACTTAACTGATGATGCGGTCAACCCGGCAAAGGGTGGGATAATTTCGTGCGGCCTTCGATGAAGGGGAGATCTTCCACCAGGTCGGCGCCGTCGGCGGCTTTTGTGGCGAGCTGATCACACCGCTCGTTTTCCCGATGCCCGGCGTGTCCCCGGACCCAGACAAAGGCCACCCGATGTCGATCGCACAGGGAAAGAAGACAGGACCAGAGGTCCGCATTTTCGGCCGCCTGTGTTTTCGTTCGCATCCAGTTGCGGCTCCGCCATTTCTCCGCCCAGCCCTTTGTCATCCCGTCCACAACATAGCGGGAATCGCTGTGGACAATCACATCGGACGGTTCTTCCAGGCTTTTCAATCCGGCGATGCAGGCCATCAGTTCCATGCGGTTGTTCGTCGTCAGGCGATAACCGCCAGACAATTCCGTCCGCCGGTCCCCGGCATCGATAATCGCGCAATAACCGCCGGGGCCCGGATTCTTCCGGCAACTGCCGTCGGTATAAATATGAACGGTTTCAGACGGGAAGTCCCCTCTTTCCCCCGTCATGGCGGGCACATCCTCTACGGAAAAGGAAGAATCGGGGGCCTGCTCCTGGAGCCATCGTTCCGCCTCGTCCCTGGTGAAAAACCCCCTGTACACGGCGCCGGCAAAACCGCGGACCTGCGCCTCAGCCCCCGTCGGGCCAAACCAGGCGTCATACACCCCGGCCTTCCCCCCCCTGGCCACGGCATAATATTTCTTCGGTTTTCCCGCCATATTCCCGGTCTCCTCAATTTCTAAACGAAAACCCCGTCACCGCAAAGGTAGGACCTGCGCCCCACTGTCAGGCGCCTTCACCCTTGCCTCCCGTTATAAAAACCAGCAACGGATGCTGAAGAAACAGCTTCCAGAATTCCGCACCGAACTTTTCCAGGCCTTCCGGTGAAACCTCGGCCTGATGAATCCGTACGTCTGTGAAGCCCGCCTGTTCCATGGCCCAGACAAGGGTCTTCCCGGCGTAGTACCTGCAATCGAAGGAAAAGGATTTTATCTGTCCGGCTCCGTCATTGGCCTCCCAAGTTACGGTGATCGTCGCGCCGTCCACCAAGTCCGGCTCTATCTGCTTTGTTTTTCCGTATTTCCTGAAACCTTCGACGGAATCCTTGAGCATGTCCGGATTGTCGTTCATACTGATGAGCAGACCTCCGGGCTTGAGCTGCCGGTAGAGGGCACGGCACATGGCCACCAATTCCTCCGGGTCCTTCGCATAGCTAAGCACGAAGGATGAATAAACCAGGTCGTACTGGCCAGGCTCTACATTTCCTAGGATATTGCCCACCCGGTATTCGATGCCAAGTTGTTCCACCTGCTCCGCAGCCAGTGCCAATTCGATCATCTGCGGTGAAAGGTCGATGCCCGTTACCATCCGGGCGCCGCCCCGTTTCAGGAGCCTGGAAAAGAACCCATCACTGCAGGCGACGTCTAAAACGGATTTCCCCTCTAGGGGGTACGCCAGTTTCAGAGCGGTATAGGCTTCCACATAGCGGCGTACGGGTGCGGAGCCCGTTTCCATCTCTTGGTAACCCTTCGCTACGTTGTCGAAGTAGACCTGTTCGGTATCTATCATCGCTTTCTCCTTTCGAAACTTGATTGAACACCGTATTTCAGAGCGGCGTCGTGTTTACGCGGCAGCAGCACCAGCATCTGGTGTGCGTTTACAAAACGTCCGTCCTCTTCCTCTATATGGCGCCGCCACTTGTCAACATATTCCGCCCGCTCTCGCCCGGGGAGTTCTTCCAGGGGATAATCGGGGAGATAAAATTCCAGCATTAGCCGGAAAGCCCGTGCCCCTTGTGATCCTGCGAAACGCCTCTCGAATTCATCGAGTGTCCCCGGATCATTACGCAGTGCATCGTATATCA from Deltaproteobacteria bacterium encodes:
- the rnhA gene encoding ribonuclease HI; the encoded protein is MAGKPKKYYAVARGGKAGVYDAWFGPTGAEAQVRGFAGAVYRGFFTRDEAERWLQEQAPDSSFSVEDVPAMTGERGDFPSETVHIYTDGSCRKNPGPGGYCAIIDAGDRRTELSGGYRLTTNNRMELMACIAGLKSLEEPSDVIVHSDSRYVVDGMTKGWAEKWRSRNWMRTKTQAAENADLWSCLLSLCDRHRVAFVWVRGHAGHRENERCDQLATKAADGADLVEDLPFIEGRTKLSHPLPG
- a CDS encoding class I SAM-dependent methyltransferase, which encodes MIDTEQVYFDNVAKGYQEMETGSAPVRRYVEAYTALKLAYPLEGKSVLDVACSDGFFSRLLKRGGARMVTGIDLSPQMIELALAAEQVEQLGIEYRVGNILGNVEPGQYDLVYSSFVLSYAKDPEELVAMCRALYRQLKPGGLLISMNDNPDMLKDSVEGFRKYGKTKQIEPDLVDGATITVTWEANDGAGQIKSFSFDCRYYAGKTLVWAMEQAGFTDVRIHQAEVSPEGLEKFGAEFWKLFLQHPLLVFITGGKGEGA